TTAGACTGGATAATATTTAATCCAATAGAGTTGAATATTTGACGGTAATCCATAACCAGCTTTTTGCTGATTTGCATAATATGAGCAAGTGTATCTCCTGGAATATCATAGATATTCTCATAATGTTTCTTGGGAACTACCAGTGTATGTCCTTCATTAACCGGGAATGCATCTAAAAATGCCACACACAGGTCATCCTCATAAACAATATAAGCCTGTCTTTTTTTGTTAATTATTTCACAAAAGATACATCCTTCAGACATAAATACAATTCTCCTTACTTTATTTTAACAAATAATGACATAATAATCTTGTGCAAATGTAATATTTTTATGTTTTTTACTTAGAATAACAGGTCATCTTTTCTATCTTCTAACTTATTCCAATCGATTTCCCTTCTTTCGGGAAAAGATTCACAGGTACCACGTTTCTCAACCGCATAAGAAGCAGCAAGGTTAGCTATTTGAACTGATTTAGCGATAGAATCTGTTTGAATCATGCCGTAAATAAAAGCAGCATTAAACAAATCACCTGCTCCGGTACTATCATTTACTGTCTTGACCGGGAAAGCAGGAACATTAATAAGATTATCCTGGTGCAGGAAACTACACCCTGCAGAACCCTGCTTAACAATCACTTCTCCTACTCCCCAATTCTTAAGCACATTAGCTCCTTGCAGGACTTCTCTTTCTCCTGTCAAGGCACTCATTTCTTTTTGATTCGGTAAAGCATAATCTACCATTCTCCAGAAGCTTTTTTCAGGTAAATCGATTAGAGGTGATGGATCCAGTACTGTTTTTAATTTAAATTTTTTTGCTACCTTTAAAGCAAATTCTACTGTTTTAATGGGGTACTCAAAAGAAATACTAAGCCATTCTGCTAAACCGAAAATCGGTTCAAAACGTATCAAAAAATCCGGTTGTACCATGCGGTTTACTGCGGGAAATCCTACTATTGTATTTTCACCATTAGGACTTATCAAAATTGAACATATTGCAGTCTTACCGGAATTGCTCTTAAATACATATTCTGTATTTAACTTATATTTTCTCAAAGCAGACAGTATATGATCACCGGCAAAATCATTTCCTACTTTTCCCAATAATAAATTAGTAACTTTTAACTTATTCAGAGCAACTGCCTGATTCGCCCCATGCCCCCCAAGGGAAAGAGTGATTTCTTTCGCTCTTAAATTATTTCCTTCCATCGGGAAATAAGGCAAATAAGCCATGCAGTCCAGATTAATGCCTCCGATAACTATGACTGTAGACATCGCACATCAACCTCTTTAACAGTATTCTTATCAATTATTATTATGTTATAAGATAACTTTATTGTCAAAATATCATAGCAATAGCAGTAAAACCCCATAGATTTCGAGGCTGGCAAAAATTTCTCTGGAAAATATAAAAATAGCCCCTGTCTCAGCAATTTGACTGCCTGGGTTATTTATTCGGGGCTATATGGTTTTATTTACAATAAATAATTATGATTGTTTCGATTTTAGTAATTCTTTTAGCTTTTTCTTATTTAAATCCCTTTCTAAAAAGGGTTTTTCTTTATCTTGATGAACTAATAGCAGCTGTTCAAAAGATTTTTTCTGTTTATTTTGGTAAAAAATTCCCAATGGCATTTTCCCTTTTTCCATGGCTTTTGCTAAAGCCTGTTCACGGTTTTCAGACTTATGGTTTTCCAGGTTATAGGTATTTTCTTTAAACCAATTAAAAGTATTAATTTTATTAAAAGTAACACAGGGTTGAAAAATATCCACCAGGGCATAACCGGGATGTTGGATCGCTTTTTTAATTATTTCGACTGTCTTTTCAATATCACCGCAAAAAACCCGCGCAACAAAGGAAGCATCCAGGGAGATGGCTAAAGCCAGGGGATTAATCGGTTCAGAAATCACCCCGTTGGTTTGTACCGGAGTCTTAAATCCATACTGGCTTGTTGGTGATGCCTGACCTTTGGTTAAACCGTAGACCATATTATTGTGAACCAGATGAGTAATATTAGGATTACGGCGTATTGTATGTAAAAAATGATTCCCCCCTTCTCCATACATATCCCCATCTCCACCCTCGGCAATAACCGTTAGCTCAGGATTGCATGCTTTAATTGCTGTGGCAGGTGGTAGTGCCCTGCCATGTAGGCCATTAAGCATATGAACATTAAGATATTGGGGAGTCTTGGCAGCCTGACCTATCCCTGATACAATCACTACCTGCTGAGGTTTCAAAGATAGTTCCTTCAATGCTTGCTGCAAAGCTTTTAATATCATAAAGTTGCCACAACCTGGACACCAGGCTGTTTTTACCTGTTCCTGTTCAAAACTCTTAACGTTTGTCATTTTTTACCCCCTTTTCCGGAAATGGTTTCTTTGATTTCCTTAGCCAATTCATCAGCATAAAAAGGTAATCCATTATATTTTAATATTCTGGCATTGATATTTATGCCAGTGGATTTTTCCAACAATTGAGCAAACTGTCCTGAATAATTGTTCTCTATTGAAATAATCTGGTTGGCTTTTTGCAGATAATCAATTGCATCTTCAGATATGGGGAATACCTGCTTAAAATACAAAGATGCCACATCTTTATTGTTCAGTTTCTCAACGGCTTCTTTGATTATATGAAAAGTTGAACCCCATCCTACACATAGAATTTTGTAATCTTTCGAACCAATCAACTCAGGAGAAATAGTCTCTTTCTTAATCAGGTTCATTTTATCCATTCTCTTTTCCATCATTCTGTTTCTAATATCCATATCTTCAGTTATCAAACCATTTTCGTCATGCTCATCACTGTCTGTTCTGACGAAACCTTCGCCATTACCAGGAATACCCCTGGGGGATACTCCTTTTACTGTTTTGAAGCTATATCTCTGATAGTCTGTTTTTGTTTTAATTATAAATTTTTTCAATTTACCTTTTGGAACAGGAAGGTTATTAATATTATAATAAGTATCCATAGTATATTGATCAGTTAAGATAAAAACCGGGACCTGATATTTATCAGCCCAATAGAATGCTTTTTGGGTAAGAAGGTAGGCATCTTCAATCCTCCCGGGTGCCAGTATTATCCTTGGAAATTCTCCATGACCGGCATGCAAGGCAAGCTGCAAATCACCCTGTTCAGTCCTGGTAGGCAAACCGGTAGCAGGACCCGGTCTCTGAGCCAGATGAACAACCAGAGGACTTTCCAGCATAGCCGCTAAACTGATACCTTCAGTCATTAATGCTAATCCCCCTCCGGAAGTGGTAACTATTGACCGTGCACCAGTATACCATGCCCCGATTGCCATATTTATTGCAGATATTTCATCTTCAGCCTGTTCAGCAATAATATCAAAATCATCAGCAAATTGTGAGAGAAAGACAAGCACTCCGGTAGAAGGCGACATAGGATAGGAAGAAATAAAATTACATCCACCAGCTATTGCGCCGAAACCTACTGATTCAGCTCCATTGATTAATAAATCTCCCTTAATTTCTCTGGATTTTTTTATATGTGATAGCCTTTCCGGATTAATTCGTTTTTCTTCAATTAGTTGTGTTGCTTTTTCAAAACCCATTTCAAGAGCTTTAATATTATCAGGGATAAACTCTTCTTTTTGCTTTTGAGTAAAATAATTCTTCAAATATTTTTTACCCTCTTTGATATCACCTTCCAACAGCCCTAACAGTAATCCTACTGCTATCGTGTTGGCAAAAATAGCATTCCCAATCTCTTTGGCTATATCGAGAAAAGAAAAATCGATGACTTCGCGGTCAGTTTTTAATCTATCTTTATCCCCAATTATAATTGTTTTCCTGTCTATTCTATTAATTACATGAGAAACAGCATCTTCATCTAAAGGGATTAATATGTCTATTCTCTCAACAGGTGCCTGTACCGGTTTATCTGAAACCCGTATTTGAGTGGAATTACTTCCACCTCTCACTCTAGACATATACTCTTTTGTAGCAAAAACATAATAACCTGACATTTTTAACATGCGGGTTAATAGTTGCTCTACAGTTTGGATGCCTAACCCTGCTCCTCCGCATAAAACTATAGATATATCTCTTTCTGCAGAGTTACTTTTTCTTTTAGCCTGTTTCATCTTTATTCCTCCTTTATAAGTATTTTATTCACATAAAATATTAAAAGAATACAATACCCGGTGCCTATAGGATATACTGATATCTCATTATTAATTGTTATTTTTTGCCGGAGGTATAGAAGGTCTCTTATAAGGTACCGGAATATACTGGACAGAAGGCCTCTTCCCAGGATTTTGCGGATACAGATCCATTAATTCATATATTTCTTTTGGCATTTCACTTGAAACGCAAAGTCCTAATTCTTTGGCTTCTTCAAATTTAATAGGGTAATCATGTGTCCATCTCCCCTCAGTCAGGGTTTGGGCAATTTTTTCAGCCTTATCTTCGGTACAATGGTTTTCCGTGAGCAGCTTTTTAATAAAATTATAAACCTGGGTTATCGCTTTCCTGGCTATATCCGCCTGAATCATTGTTTCATCATCAATCTCATTTACATTTTTATCTTTTAAGACATTCAGTATTGAAACAGCCGGATATTGACCTAATTGTGGATCGACTGGACCTAATACCGCATTTTCATCCATAATAATCTCATCTGCTGCCAGGGAGAGCATAGTTCCACCACTCATAGCATAATGGGGAATGAAAACTGTTATCTTGCCTTTATGGCGAATAAGGGCATGGGCAATCTGCTCTGTAGCTAACACCAATCCTCCAGGAGTATGAAGAATAATATCAATGGGCATCTCATCTTCAGTAAGTCTTATTGCCCTTAAAATTGCCTCAGAGTCTTCAATATTAATATACCTGGTTAAAGGTATGCCCAGGATACTCATCGTTTCCTGACGATGAATCATGGTAATAGCTCTGGAACCCCTGCTTTTTTCAAAGCGATGAATAAGAGAAATTCGTGATGATTCTAATCCTTTTTGTTTAAACCATGGGGATAGGACTGAAAAAATAAAGAAGAACCAAAAAAACATACTTAAATATTCCATTAACATACCTCCGCTCATTGCTTCAATTTTATATTCATTATAAACAAAGAGGCCACTTAAAGCAATGAAATTCAGAATGGCTTATGACTAAAAAGGAGCTCCTTAAAACATTTGTTTTATATCGCTCCTTTGTTAATCAGGAATAACAGTTTTTAGTTTTTGGTTTATAGTTTTTAGTTTAAAAAAAATAAAAAATACTGTTATTTCCTCCCCCTCACCCTAACCCTCTCCCTCCAAGGGGAGAGGGAAGAATAAGAAAAGGATAGTTTACAAATAATAATGTTTACTTTAGGAGAGTTTGCGAGTTGACTTTTGACATAGTATATTATTACTGTATTTATTGCTAAATACTTATGACTCAATACTCTTTAATATTTAATAGTGCTAGGCACTTAATTTATTATATTTAGCTAACTATACTATTTTTTCATTCTCTTACATTTTACTAAATGCCACATACCCGATACTTATATTATATTCTTATCATAGATTGTACTTTAAATCTTATATCTTTTTATTAATATAAATTGGTAAGTTTTTGTTATTGACTAATTATTTTTCTAATTATCGTATTTAATGCTCGATACCCACGACTCGATACTATATACTATAACTAATAATTTTCAGCTTTCAACTGGAAAAATGCCTGAGGATGATCACAGGCAGGACACTTCTGAGGCGCCTGTATTCCTTCTAATACAAATCCACAATTTCGACAATGCCAGATCACCTTCTCATTTTTCTTAAATACACTGTCATTATTAAGGTTTTCCAATAATTTACGATACCTGGCTTCATGGTGCATTTCTACTTTAGCTATTTCATCAAACTGGAGGGCTACTTTTTCAAACCCTTCCTTTCTCGCTGTTTCTGCTGAATCCTTGTACAAAGTACCCCATTCCAGAAGCTCTCCATCAGCAGCTGCTTTTAAATTTTCTGCAGTATTACCGATTACTCCGGCAGGATAGCTGGCTTGAATTTCTACCTCTCCGCCTTCCAGTAATTTAAAGAATCTTTTTGCATGTTCTTTTTCATTATCCGCTGTCTCCTGGAATATTGCGGCAATTTGTTCGTATCCTTCTTTTTTAGCTACACTGGCGAAATATGTATATCTATTGCGAGCCTGAGATTCCCCGGCAAAAGCAGCTAATAGGTTTTTTTCAGTTTCTGTACCTTTAAGTTTCCCCATCTTTTCCTCCTTATGAAAATGGCATTACCGTTTACCTGTGTTAATGCCTTAATATTTTTTAATTTTTAAACTGACTGAACTTCTTTTACTTCTGGAATACTATCTTTTAATGCCTTCTCTATTCCCATTTTTAATGTCATCTGACTCATAGGACATCCACGACAAGCTCCGGTTAATCTAACTTTCACTATTCCGTCATCAGTTACATCCACTAACTCTACATCTCCGCCATCAGCCTGTAATGATGGTCTGATTTTCTCTAAAGCTTTTTCAACTTTTTCTCTCATGTATGATTCCTCCAAATTATATTTCTTTTTCTTCTAAAATTTTTTTCTCATTCTTATTAATCAACATTTTCAAAGATATTTTTGATAAATCACCGATTAAATTCTTTTCCACGTTTTCAATTTCTTCCCTTATCTGACAATCGTTAATAATAGGACACTGTTGCTCTTTTCCATAACAATTGCTTAGTCGAAATTTTCCCTGGAAAACTTCTATTAAGTCAAGCAGGCTTATTTTATCAGCATGCACTACTGGTTTATAGCCGCCTTTCTTTCCTTTGTATGATTCCAAAATTCCGGCTCTATTTAATTTTTGAAATATTTTTCTTAAAAATGAACGGGAAATGTTAAAATAGGATGACAAATAACCAGTCGTAACTACTTCATCCTGTTCAGTAAACATAAAACATAACGACCTGATAGCGTATCCTACTTCCCTATTAATTATTTTCATTGTTTTTCACCTTATAAATCGTATCTGAAAAAATTTTTAAACCCTGTTTATCTTGTGTTAGTGTCTTTTATTTTGATAAAAGCCTTCTTCAGAAAATAAATGATACTAAATAAGTATCTTATTGTCAAATATTTCTGCCTGCGAGAACTGCTTCTCCTAATTTTCCTCCTGCCTTTTCACATTTTTTTGCTATTTCAGGGGTCAATTCTGGGCCTGAAGTTATATTATCAACAATATTAAACTTAAAATATTTTCCTATTTTTTCTAAACTTTCAAGTGCCGGTTCTCCGCCTGTGCCTCCTGATGCAAAAAACACACATGGCAAACCCGCAACCAGACTTCCCTTAATTTTGCTTTGGCTGGGAAAATATGTTCGGTCAAAAAAATCTTTTACAGTTCCTGCCATATAATCAAAATAATCAGGTGTACCGATAGCAATCCCCGCTGCCGCTTTCAAATCATCCCAGTTAGCATCTTGTGCATATTTTAACTCAACCTGTAAATCCTTCTGTAAGTTTTCAATTCCTCTTTTAATACTACTTGCCATTTTTTCTACAATTCCGCCTTCGGAATGATAAATAATTAAAATATTTTTCAAAGTATGACCTCCTTTTTAATATAGATAAGATACTATTTTGAAAAACAATAATATTATTAATTAAAATTGTTTGAGAACTAAAATGCAATAGCCAGAATCAAACATATATTACTCTTCATCAAAAAAAGAGCAATCAGATTCTTTAAGAATTTCCTTAGCTTTCCCCAGATCTTTGTCTGATATTAAAATACGAACTTCAGCCAATCCATCTACTGTAAAAGGATGCACTGACCGGGTTACATCAGATTGCAGGATACATCTTATTCCATAGCTCTCCAAAAGGCTTTGAATAGGTAAAGCGTCTACCTCGGTTGGTACCCTGCATAATTCTATAATTTTTGAATTTTTATAATCATTATTTTCCATAATTTTTATGCCTTTCTAAAATAATCAGCCTAATATTCTAATATTCAATTCCAATCCTGGCTTGTACTCCTTTTTGAAATGGATGTTTAATTTCCCTCATTTCTGTTACCAGATCTGCTTTATTGATTATTTCTTCCGGAGCATTTCTGCCTGTTATTATAATTTCTACCTGTTCCGGCCTTTCTTCTAAAAAATCAAGCACCTGCTGAAGTTTTAATAAATCAAAATCTACAGCTATATTCAACTCATCAAATATTACCATATCATATTGACCGCTCTTTGCACCCTGTACTCCTTCAGCAAAAGCTTTTTCTGCTTCCTGATAATCAATCTCCTTAGCTTTCCCTTTATACACAAAATCCTCAGTACCAAAAGTTTTAACGGTAATCTGTGGTATTAAACGGATTGAATGCAACTCGCCATAATCCCATTTTTTCATGAACTGCACTATTAATATTTCTTTTCCCCTCCCGGCTGCTCTTAGGGCAAGACCGAGTGCAGCAGTAGTTTTCCCTTTCCCATTTCCAAAATAAACCTGGACTAAACTTTTCATATCTACACTCCTCATTGATATACATTCTCAGTATTTCAAAAACTAAATTGATATTTTTCTTTATATTGATTATAATAATAACATAAAAATAATATTTTCCATAACAGGTTAAGGGAAGCGTGGTGAAAATCCACCGCAAACCCGTTACTGTGAAAGGTACCGAAAACTGCTCAATGCCACTGGAAAATCCGGGAAGGCGCAGCAAGTAGATAGCCTAAAGCCAGGAGACCTGCCTGTTAAGAGTGTTTTACACTTCTTCGAGGTCAAGAAGTGTGTTTCTTTATTTTTTAGGGAAATAATTTGAGGGCGGGGAAAATAAGATGATTAAGGAGAATTTTATGAATTATAAAAATAAAACAAATAAAGAAAAAAATAAGGTAATTTTTACCTGCTTCATGTTTGTATTCGTGCTATTTATTATTGCAAATATAACCGGCACTGCCCAGGATAATTTATTCCCGATTACACTTATAGATGACAGTGGATTTAAAATTGTAATCAATGAAAAACCTGAAAGAATTATCTCAGCAGCTCCTAGTAATACTGAAATAATTTACACCCTTAATCTGGAAGATAAACTGGTGGGCAGAAGTGATTTTTGTAATTATCCTGATGAAACAAAAGATATTGAAAGTATTGGAAAAATGTCTCCATTGAATTTAGAAAAGATTATTTCCTTAAATCCGGATCTGGTTCTCTCCTATGGTGGATTTCAGTTAAAAGACATTCCCAGACTTAGAGATCTTGGTATAAATGTTTTAGTTATACGGTCTGACACAATACAGGAAATGATTCAAGGTATTGGGCTGATTGCCCACGCTTGCGGAATACCTGAAAAAGGGGAAGAATTAATATCTCAAATAAATGAACGGATTAACTGGATAAGTTTTCAGGTTATGGCTTCATCCCGGCAAAAACCGAAGGTATTTGTGGGTTCTAATTTTGATTCTATCTGGAGTCCGGGCAATGGTACACTATTTCATGAATTAATTACCTTAGCCGGGGGTGAAAATATATTGGGAAATCAACAGGGATGGGTATCTATCAGTCCTGAATTAGTAGCAGAAAGAGAACCTGATATAATCCTTGTGCCTACCGGTATTATGAATCCGGAAGAGATCTCTAAGATAAAGAAAGATATAATGAGCCATCCCGGATGGTCTAACATACCAGCAATTAAAAATAATCAGATTTTTGCCGTAAATGAGGATTTATTCTATCGGGCAGGTCCCCGCCTTGTTGATGGCCTGGAACTATTATATGAAATATTTAACAGAAAAAAATAATAAATACTTATACGGATACCCGAACTGGAAATACAAGGCATTTTTTGTTCTTGTATTCGGCTTTATAGCAATCCTGATAACCGGTTTTATTGGTCTTAATTTTGGTACAATTTCCATTCAACCTCAAAAGATATTATCTATTTTGTGGCATCACAATACCAGTGACAGTCTGGGAATTATTATCTGGGAATTAAGAATTCCCAGATTAATAATGGCAATGCTTGCCGGAATGACTTTAGCCGGAGTCGGTGGTGCATTTCAGGGCATACTAAGAAATCCACTGGCTGACCCTTATATTCTTGGAGTTTCTGCCGGGGCAGCATTGGGGGCATGTACCGGTATTGCTCTTCAATATATAACAGGTACATATTTAACAAACATTCTGCCAATTTTTGCCCTGATTGGCTCTTTTATTTCTATGTTTTTAGTGTATTTTTTTTCTAAAAATAAATCCCATCTTCCCATGACTGATTTATTGCTGGCAGGTGTAGCGGTTAATTTCTTCTTCTCTGCTTTAATCACTCTCCTATTGGCTGTATCAAACCGCGAATTGCATTCAATGATTTTTTGGTTAATGGGAGATCTTTCAAATTCCAGCTGGCAAAAGATCTCTATTATTTTCCTGCCGGTTTTTGCCGGAAGTTTTCTGCTAATATTTTCTTCATTAGAATTGAATGCTATGGCCCTGGGAGAGGAAGAGGCACTCCACCTGGGGATTCAAACAGAAAAATTAAGATTAAGGATTTTTGTAATTGGTTCGGTAATGATTGCCATTGTTGTGTCTTTTACCGGATTAATTGGTTTCGTCGGTCTGGTTATTCCTCACATTGCCCGCCTTATTGTCGGGCCTGACCATCGGATTATGCTACCGGTATCAGCATTGATTGGTGCAATATTTTTAATACTATGTGACACTATTGCCAGAACAGTCTTGGCGCCTACAGAAATTCCTATCGGTGCAATTACCGCTATTATTGGAGCTCCTCTCTTTATTCATCTGTTAAAAAGGAGAAATGAAAATAATGAATACTAAGGAACCCATTATTACTTTAAAAGATATTAGTTTTTCTTATGAAAAAACCCCTTTGCTGCAAGATATTAATTTATCCGTATTCAGTGGTGAATTTATTGGAATTATTGGTCCTAATGGCTCTGGTAAAACCACTTTATTAAAATTAATATC
This genomic window from Atribacterota bacterium contains:
- a CDS encoding NifU family protein; translation: MREKVEKALEKIRPSLQADGGDVELVDVTDDGIVKVRLTGACRGCPMSQMTLKMGIEKALKDSIPEVKEVQSV
- a CDS encoding ribokinase, with amino-acid sequence MSTVIVIGGINLDCMAYLPYFPMEGNNLRAKEITLSLGGHGANQAVALNKLKVTNLLLGKVGNDFAGDHILSALRKYKLNTEYVFKSNSGKTAICSILISPNGENTIVGFPAVNRMVQPDFLIRFEPIFGLAEWLSISFEYPIKTVEFALKVAKKFKLKTVLDPSPLIDLPEKSFWRMVDYALPNQKEMSALTGEREVLQGANVLKNWGVGEVIVKQGSAGCSFLHQDNLINVPAFPVKTVNDSTGAGDLFNAAFIYGMIQTDSIAKSVQIANLAASYAVEKRGTCESFPERREIDWNKLEDRKDDLLF
- a CDS encoding HIT family protein codes for the protein MVFMSEGCIFCEIINKKRQAYIVYEDDLCVAFLDAFPVNEGHTLVVPKKHYENIYDIPGDTLAHIMQISKKLVMDYRQIFNSIGLNIIQSNGSAAKQTVFHFHLHLIPRYQNDGLALFRHHFTRMGHDLEDTYLKIAAFQKK
- a CDS encoding rubrerythrin family protein produces the protein MGKLKGTETEKNLLAAFAGESQARNRYTYFASVAKKEGYEQIAAIFQETADNEKEHAKRFFKLLEGGEVEIQASYPAGVIGNTAENLKAAADGELLEWGTLYKDSAETARKEGFEKVALQFDEIAKVEMHHEARYRKLLENLNNDSVFKKNEKVIWHCRNCGFVLEGIQAPQKCPACDHPQAFFQLKAENY
- a CDS encoding DUF2007 domain-containing protein → MENNDYKNSKIIELCRVPTEVDALPIQSLLESYGIRCILQSDVTRSVHPFTVDGLAEVRILISDKDLGKAKEILKESDCSFFDEE
- a CDS encoding cobalamin-binding protein; its protein translation is MNYKNKTNKEKNKVIFTCFMFVFVLFIIANITGTAQDNLFPITLIDDSGFKIVINEKPERIISAAPSNTEIIYTLNLEDKLVGRSDFCNYPDETKDIESIGKMSPLNLEKIISLNPDLVLSYGGFQLKDIPRLRDLGINVLVIRSDTIQEMIQGIGLIAHACGIPEKGEELISQINERINWISFQVMASSRQKPKVFVGSNFDSIWSPGNGTLFHELITLAGGENILGNQQGWVSISPELVAEREPDIILVPTGIMNPEEISKIKKDIMSHPGWSNIPAIKNNQIFAVNEDLFYRAGPRLVDGLELLYEIFNRKK
- the cobO gene encoding cob(I)yrinic acid a,c-diamide adenosyltransferase, giving the protein MKSLVQVYFGNGKGKTTAALGLALRAAGRGKEILIVQFMKKWDYGELHSIRLIPQITVKTFGTEDFVYKGKAKEIDYQEAEKAFAEGVQGAKSGQYDMVIFDELNIAVDFDLLKLQQVLDFLEERPEQVEIIITGRNAPEEIINKADLVTEMREIKHPFQKGVQARIGIEY
- a CDS encoding Rrf2 family transcriptional regulator, which gives rise to MKIINREVGYAIRSLCFMFTEQDEVVTTGYLSSYFNISRSFLRKIFQKLNRAGILESYKGKKGGYKPVVHADKISLLDLIEVFQGKFRLSNCYGKEQQCPIINDCQIREEIENVEKNLIGDLSKISLKMLINKNEKKILEEKEI
- a CDS encoding 2-oxoacid:acceptor oxidoreductase subunit alpha, translated to MKQAKRKSNSAERDISIVLCGGAGLGIQTVEQLLTRMLKMSGYYVFATKEYMSRVRGGSNSTQIRVSDKPVQAPVERIDILIPLDEDAVSHVINRIDRKTIIIGDKDRLKTDREVIDFSFLDIAKEIGNAIFANTIAVGLLLGLLEGDIKEGKKYLKNYFTQKQKEEFIPDNIKALEMGFEKATQLIEEKRINPERLSHIKKSREIKGDLLINGAESVGFGAIAGGCNFISSYPMSPSTGVLVFLSQFADDFDIIAEQAEDEISAINMAIGAWYTGARSIVTTSGGGLALMTEGISLAAMLESPLVVHLAQRPGPATGLPTRTEQGDLQLALHAGHGEFPRIILAPGRIEDAYLLTQKAFYWADKYQVPVFILTDQYTMDTYYNINNLPVPKGKLKKFIIKTKTDYQRYSFKTVKGVSPRGIPGNGEGFVRTDSDEHDENGLITEDMDIRNRMMEKRMDKMNLIKKETISPELIGSKDYKILCVGWGSTFHIIKEAVEKLNNKDVASLYFKQVFPISEDAIDYLQKANQIISIENNYSGQFAQLLEKSTGININARILKYNGLPFYADELAKEIKETISGKGGKK
- a CDS encoding thiamine pyrophosphate-dependent enzyme, with translation MTNVKSFEQEQVKTAWCPGCGNFMILKALQQALKELSLKPQQVVIVSGIGQAAKTPQYLNVHMLNGLHGRALPPATAIKACNPELTVIAEGGDGDMYGEGGNHFLHTIRRNPNITHLVHNNMVYGLTKGQASPTSQYGFKTPVQTNGVISEPINPLALAISLDASFVARVFCGDIEKTVEIIKKAIQHPGYALVDIFQPCVTFNKINTFNWFKENTYNLENHKSENREQALAKAMEKGKMPLGIFYQNKQKKSFEQLLLVHQDKEKPFLERDLNKKKLKELLKSKQS
- a CDS encoding NAD(P)H-dependent oxidoreductase, translating into MKNILIIYHSEGGIVEKMASSIKRGIENLQKDLQVELKYAQDANWDDLKAAAGIAIGTPDYFDYMAGTVKDFFDRTYFPSQSKIKGSLVAGLPCVFFASGGTGGEPALESLEKIGKYFKFNIVDNITSGPELTPEIAKKCEKAGGKLGEAVLAGRNI
- a CDS encoding iron ABC transporter permease, producing the protein MKYLTEKNNKYLYGYPNWKYKAFFVLVFGFIAILITGFIGLNFGTISIQPQKILSILWHHNTSDSLGIIIWELRIPRLIMAMLAGMTLAGVGGAFQGILRNPLADPYILGVSAGAALGACTGIALQYITGTYLTNILPIFALIGSFISMFLVYFFSKNKSHLPMTDLLLAGVAVNFFFSALITLLLAVSNRELHSMIFWLMGDLSNSSWQKISIIFLPVFAGSFLLIFSSLELNAMALGEEEALHLGIQTEKLRLRIFVIGSVMIAIVVSFTGLIGFVGLVIPHIARLIVGPDHRIMLPVSALIGAIFLILCDTIARTVLAPTEIPIGAITAIIGAPLFIHLLKRRNENNEY